The following coding sequences are from one Desulfobacterales bacterium window:
- a CDS encoding class I SAM-dependent methyltransferase has translation MLLGREQRCNPNLSALERFYISILGMPIIGLRIRGRNIFSLIPKDREYKAILDAGSGTGVFSFELAKRFPKAQIIGIDILKNVVNAGNDIAKKINAQNVKFIHGNLESLNFRDKFDLIVCVDILEHIENDIRALQILNEYLTPSGTLVLHVPALYRRYPVFKKNFNFDVETHVRVGYELSEIRNKSENAGFTIKQIGFTYGFWETLANNLSYMITRARMENKMLYACAFPFLNLLSLIGSKSRPKKIGAGIYIIGQKS, from the coding sequence ATGTTATTAGGAAGGGAACAAAGATGTAATCCTAATCTTTCAGCTTTAGAAAGATTTTATATATCAATTTTAGGAATGCCGATTATAGGCCTCAGAATAAGGGGCAGAAATATTTTTTCCCTTATTCCAAAAGATAGAGAATATAAGGCAATATTAGATGCTGGGTCTGGAACTGGAGTATTTTCTTTTGAACTTGCAAAACGTTTTCCTAAAGCCCAAATAATAGGAATAGACATTCTCAAAAATGTTGTTAATGCAGGGAATGATATTGCAAAAAAAATAAATGCTCAAAATGTTAAATTTATACATGGAAACCTTGAAAGTCTAAATTTTAGAGATAAATTTGATTTGATTGTATGTGTAGATATTTTAGAGCATATTGAAAATGACATAAGAGCATTGCAGATACTAAATGAATATTTAACACCTTCCGGAACTCTTGTATTGCATGTTCCAGCCTTATATCGACGGTATCCTGTATTTAAAAAAAATTTTAATTTTGACGTTGAAACTCATGTTAGAGTAGGGTACGAATTATCAGAAATAAGGAATAAGTCTGAAAATGCTGGTTTTACAATAAAACAAATCGGTTTTACATATGGCTTTTGGGAAACGCTTGCTAATAACTTAAGCTATATGATTACAAGAGCGCGAATGGAAAATAAAATGCTATATGCTTGTGCTTTTCCATTCTTAAATTTACTGTCACTAATAGGATCAAAATCCAGACCTAAAAAAATTGGTGCAGGCATTTATATTATAGGGCAAAAATCGTGA
- a CDS encoding cytochrome c3 family protein: protein MSKKLYLLVGVMLLACFFVVNALYAGTKVSDVIKMENKAYKKHTKPIVDFSHKKHNEDYKIDCGECHHDKNNKPLKNLKAGDNVQECMECHKKEGYVTGKAAKDLSDKQKLEYHANAMHDNCTECHKKHNKEKKLKKDDKGYAPATCVTCHAK from the coding sequence ATGAGTAAAAAATTGTATTTATTAGTCGGCGTTATGCTATTGGCATGTTTTTTCGTTGTGAATGCTCTTTATGCAGGAACAAAAGTGTCTGATGTAATAAAAATGGAGAACAAAGCTTACAAGAAACACACAAAGCCTATAGTTGATTTTTCCCATAAAAAACATAATGAAGATTATAAGATAGACTGCGGTGAATGCCATCATGATAAAAATAACAAACCATTAAAGAATTTGAAAGCGGGTGACAATGTTCAAGAATGTATGGAATGTCACAAAAAAGAAGGTTATGTTACTGGCAAAGCAGCAAAAGATTTATCTGATAAACAAAAATTAGAATACCATGCTAACGCTATGCATGATAACTGTACTGAATGCCACAAAAAACATAATAAGGAAAAGAAATTAAAAAAAGATGATAAAGGCTATGCTCCAGCTACATGTGTCACTTGTCACGCTAAATAA
- a CDS encoding insulinase family protein — translation MNIVDKNNLNIKKGDILAGFLVKEISAIEDINSILYELEHEKTGAKYVHVSNDDVENTFSIAFRTPPSDSTGSSHIIEHTVLCGSKKFPVRDPFFSMHKKSLCSFMNAFTASDWTMYPFSTPNKKDFYNMIDVYLDAVFFPNLDELSFQQEGIRIELEENHENQNDYSLVYKGIVYNEMMGSMSSPSRVMYQSILSELYPSTAYAYNSGGDPEVIPDLTYKKFKEFYKRYYHPSNSFCYTYGNLPLEKHLCFLNDKVLSNFDKIDPKTDVAFQPRWEKPKVIKKPYPFDKNQDASKKHQVCISWLMSDISNSVDILSLNLLEEIMLGNSGSPVRKALISSNIGSDLSDAAGFHSDYKDTFFSLGLKDVNETNASEIEKIIFTCLNELVQKGIDEKLIDTAIHQLEFQKKEITNVPYPYGLKLFLEFCGSWIHGVDPVKSLKFDDDLKKIKDELQKGPFLSKQIEKYFLNNSHRILLILYPNIEMTQAQELRIKERLNFVKTNLTDYDIEKIKKDTEMLELKQNEIEDLSSLPSLEISEILKNVEHKEPFTIINQYSTSLYKEHTSGIFYFSSALGTGNITKDLVPFVPFLCSTFSRMGTKKIDYSDLAIMIARYTGGIGMHSIAKSYYGSSETYIPYISFFGKCLNRNIEKMFEILQGLIFDLSFSNMARLKNLLLEYKSRLESTIVHSGHSFVMKLAARNFSSKHSLDEIWQGVHQYQFIKNFTDTLSDEKLISIANNLENIAKNLFAKNNLKMAMIGEDNALINCENYIASIINGMTGEGKDGFRVNQNQITSPMPYEGWSTSSSVSFIGYCFETVPMWHDDSPALSVLSKIIKSSYIHKEIREKGGAYGGFSVYDDEDGLFYLASYRDPNISRTLSVFENVGSFIRTKDIDDEAIQECILELCAKIDKPKTPADAAKKSFFRNLVKITYEDRKKFKENLLSVNKNKLKEVIEKYFMQKPEKVGIAVISSEDKLNQANKELETPLKIYKI, via the coding sequence ATGAATATTGTTGATAAAAATAATCTAAATATAAAAAAAGGAGATATTCTTGCGGGTTTTCTTGTAAAAGAAATATCAGCGATTGAAGATATTAATTCCATTCTGTATGAACTTGAACATGAAAAAACTGGAGCTAAATATGTTCATGTGAGTAATGACGATGTAGAAAATACCTTCAGCATTGCATTTAGAACTCCTCCGTCAGATTCAACTGGATCTTCCCATATTATTGAACATACGGTTTTATGCGGATCAAAAAAATTTCCTGTAAGGGATCCTTTTTTCTCAATGCATAAAAAAAGTTTATGCAGTTTTATGAACGCTTTTACTGCTTCAGACTGGACAATGTATCCTTTTTCAACTCCGAACAAAAAAGATTTTTATAACATGATAGATGTTTATCTTGATGCGGTTTTTTTTCCGAATTTAGATGAATTAAGTTTTCAACAGGAAGGCATACGGATTGAATTAGAAGAAAACCATGAAAATCAAAATGATTATAGCCTTGTATATAAAGGAATTGTTTATAATGAAATGATGGGATCTATGTCTTCCCCGTCAAGGGTTATGTATCAATCCATATTATCAGAACTTTATCCTTCTACTGCTTACGCCTATAATTCAGGTGGGGACCCTGAAGTAATTCCAGATTTAACATATAAAAAATTTAAAGAATTTTATAAACGCTATTATCACCCAAGCAATTCGTTTTGCTATACCTATGGAAATCTTCCTTTAGAAAAGCATTTATGCTTTCTAAATGATAAGGTACTTTCTAATTTTGATAAAATTGATCCGAAAACAGACGTTGCTTTTCAACCAAGATGGGAAAAACCTAAAGTTATAAAAAAGCCGTATCCTTTTGATAAGAATCAAGATGCATCAAAAAAACATCAAGTTTGTATATCTTGGCTTATGTCTGATATTAGTAATTCCGTCGATATTCTTTCTTTAAACCTGCTCGAAGAAATAATGTTAGGCAATTCTGGTTCACCTGTTAGAAAAGCATTAATTTCGTCTAATATCGGATCAGACCTTAGTGATGCAGCTGGATTTCATTCTGATTATAAAGATACATTTTTTTCATTAGGACTAAAGGATGTCAATGAAACAAACGCTTCTGAGATAGAAAAAATAATTTTTACATGTTTAAATGAACTTGTCCAAAAAGGAATAGATGAAAAACTAATAGATACAGCTATTCATCAACTTGAATTTCAAAAAAAAGAAATAACAAATGTGCCGTATCCTTATGGTTTAAAACTTTTCCTTGAATTTTGTGGTTCATGGATTCACGGAGTAGATCCTGTAAAAAGTCTTAAATTCGATGATGATTTAAAAAAAATCAAAGATGAGCTTCAAAAAGGACCTTTCTTATCAAAACAAATAGAGAAATATTTTCTTAATAATTCCCATAGAATTCTTTTAATACTTTATCCTAATATTGAAATGACACAGGCTCAAGAGTTAAGGATAAAAGAAAGACTTAACTTCGTTAAGACTAATCTTACTGATTATGATATTGAAAAAATCAAAAAAGATACTGAAATGCTTGAATTAAAGCAAAATGAAATCGAAGATTTAAGCAGCCTTCCTTCTCTTGAGATATCTGAGATTTTAAAAAATGTAGAACATAAAGAACCTTTTACAATTATTAATCAATATTCTACATCATTATACAAAGAGCATACATCTGGGATTTTTTATTTTTCTTCAGCATTAGGAACTGGAAATATAACAAAGGACTTAGTTCCTTTTGTTCCATTTCTTTGCTCAACTTTTTCGAGAATGGGGACAAAAAAAATAGACTACTCCGACCTTGCAATCATGATAGCTCGATATACAGGAGGCATAGGCATGCATTCTATTGCAAAAAGCTATTATGGAAGCTCTGAAACTTATATTCCCTATATATCTTTTTTTGGAAAATGCCTTAACCGAAATATCGAAAAAATGTTTGAAATCCTTCAAGGACTTATTTTTGATTTAAGTTTTTCCAATATGGCTCGTTTAAAAAATCTCTTGCTTGAATACAAATCAAGATTAGAATCAACAATTGTTCATTCTGGTCATAGCTTTGTAATGAAACTCGCCGCAAGAAATTTTTCAAGCAAGCATAGCCTTGATGAAATATGGCAAGGAGTTCATCAATATCAATTTATAAAAAATTTTACAGATACTTTATCTGATGAAAAATTAATATCTATTGCTAATAATCTTGAAAATATAGCAAAAAATTTATTTGCTAAAAATAATTTAAAAATGGCCATGATAGGAGAAGATAATGCTCTTATCAATTGTGAAAACTATATAGCGTCTATAATTAATGGCATGACAGGTGAAGGTAAAGACGGCTTTAGGGTGAATCAAAATCAAATAACATCCCCAATGCCTTATGAAGGATGGAGTACATCTTCGTCTGTATCTTTTATCGGCTATTGTTTTGAAACTGTTCCCATGTGGCATGATGATTCTCCAGCTCTTTCGGTATTAAGTAAAATTATAAAATCCTCATATATACATAAAGAAATAAGAGAAAAAGGCGGAGCATACGGAGGCTTTTCTGTTTATGATGACGAAGATGGTTTATTTTATTTAGCTTCATACAGGGACCCCAATATTTCGAGAACTTTGTCGGTTTTTGAAAATGTGGGTTCTTTTATACGAACAAAAGATATAGACGATGAGGCAATCCAAGAATGCATACTTGAATTATGTGCAAAAATAGATAAACCAAAAACACCGGCTGACGCAGCAAAAAAATCTTTTTTCAGAAATTTAGTGAAAATTACTTATGAAGACAGAAAAAAATTCAAAGAAAACCTTCTTAGCGTAAATAAAAATAAATTAAAGGAAGTTATCGAAAAATACTTTATGCAAAAGCCTGAAAAAGTAGGTATAGCAGTAATATCAAGTGAAGATAAGCTTAACCAAGCAAATAAAGAATTAGAAACACCACTTAAAATTTATAAAATATAG
- a CDS encoding RNA pseudouridine synthase, with protein sequence MIKKTSKKYQPQGLKIIYDDIDIIVVDKSEGLLTVATEKEKFRTAHYLLTNYIRKGCSKSKKQLYVVHRLDQATSGVLIFAKNEKSEISLKNNWKQTEKKYIAVVYGNFEAKEGNISTYLTENKAGIVYSTPDTKKGKLSTTVYKVIKETKKFSMLEINLITGRKNQIRVHLNENGHPIVGDLKYGKENESHKRLALHARSISFNHPFSGKRLYFEAELPKYFTSLIGQ encoded by the coding sequence ATAATTAAAAAAACAAGTAAAAAATATCAGCCTCAAGGGCTTAAAATAATTTATGATGACATTGATATAATAGTTGTTGATAAATCAGAAGGTCTGTTAACAGTAGCAACAGAGAAGGAAAAATTCCGGACAGCCCACTATCTTTTAACTAATTATATCAGAAAAGGCTGTTCTAAATCAAAAAAACAACTTTATGTCGTCCATCGTTTAGATCAAGCAACTTCAGGGGTACTCATTTTTGCAAAAAATGAAAAATCTGAAATATCTTTAAAAAATAATTGGAAGCAAACGGAAAAAAAATATATTGCGGTTGTTTACGGAAACTTCGAAGCTAAAGAAGGCAATATTAGCACATACTTAACAGAGAATAAAGCTGGCATAGTGTATTCAACACCTGATACTAAAAAAGGAAAATTATCCACCACAGTTTATAAAGTTATCAAAGAAACAAAAAAATTTAGTATGCTTGAAATTAATCTTATAACAGGCAGAAAAAATCAGATAAGGGTACATTTAAATGAAAATGGGCATCCTATTGTTGGTGATCTAAAATATGGAAAAGAAAATGAATCGCATAAACGTTTAGCTCTTCATGCCAGATCTATTTCCTTTAATCATCCTTTTAGCGGTAAACGTCTTTATTTTGAGGCTGAACTCCCTAAATATTTTACAAGCTTAATTGGCCAATAA
- a CDS encoding HpcH/HpaI aldolase/citrate lyase family protein has protein sequence MDFCKLGATLYVPATNIDIISIANKEKYSSLRSVVFCMEDSILEHELPFAIKNICKSLVYFEKKDIYRFVRPRNPANLKVLLDIPNISRINGFVFPKITIKNIDTYFKILKHYPNFKVMLTLETEEVFNINELYKLWNLLKDDFYKERIITIRIGGLDLLNVLGIRRDCERTIYDTPIGHTISQLVTLFKPLGYNLSAPAYESLENIKILREEVERDLLNGLLGKTAIHPNQIDIIQSLYKISQQDFEMAQAIIDPNSPAVFRMFGVMCEKATHWRWAQGILKRGEIYGVNNNLKDINTDKILSNFKSTFLMNFSQFESFDFN, from the coding sequence ATGGATTTTTGTAAACTCGGAGCAACTCTTTATGTACCGGCAACAAATATAGATATTATTTCAATTGCAAATAAAGAAAAATATTCATCGCTTCGTTCGGTTGTTTTTTGTATGGAAGATTCTATATTAGAGCATGAATTGCCATTTGCTATTAAAAATATTTGTAAATCTCTCGTATATTTTGAAAAAAAAGATATTTATAGATTTGTTAGGCCTCGAAATCCGGCTAATTTAAAGGTGCTTTTAGACATACCAAATATCAGCCGAATAAATGGATTTGTTTTTCCGAAAATAACTATTAAAAACATTGACACATACTTTAAGATTTTAAAACATTATCCGAATTTTAAAGTTATGCTAACTTTAGAAACAGAGGAAGTTTTCAATATTAATGAGTTATATAAACTTTGGAATCTTCTAAAGGATGATTTTTATAAAGAGCGGATTATTACAATTAGAATCGGAGGTCTTGATTTATTAAATGTACTTGGAATTCGTAGAGATTGTGAAAGAACCATTTACGACACACCCATTGGACATACTATTTCTCAATTAGTTACTCTTTTTAAACCTTTAGGGTATAATTTAAGCGCACCTGCTTATGAAAGTTTAGAAAATATAAAAATTCTTAGAGAAGAGGTCGAAAGGGATTTATTAAATGGCCTATTAGGAAAAACAGCCATTCATCCAAATCAGATTGACATTATTCAATCCCTATATAAGATATCACAGCAAGATTTTGAAATGGCTCAAGCAATTATTGATCCTAATTCTCCAGCCGTTTTTCGAATGTTTGGTGTAATGTGTGAGAAAGCTACACACTGGAGATGGGCTCAAGGTATTCTTAAACGAGGGGAAATATATGGTGTAAATAACAATTTAAAAGACATAAATACTGATAAAATTCTAAGCAATTTTAAAAGTACATTTTTGATGAATTTTTCCCAATTTGAATCTTTCGATTTTAATTAA